A region of Ictidomys tridecemlineatus isolate mIctTri1 chromosome 4, mIctTri1.hap1, whole genome shotgun sequence DNA encodes the following proteins:
- the C4H11orf42 gene encoding uncharacterized protein C11orf42 homolog isoform X1: protein MLVSNPHLLTLDEADATWTLIKDKVIEERFGSNVVAVPFLSDAACYDLLGVLVKQSRSAHSRLALPGRQGRRALKPVGPLPNLLEQAGSEGVFSHCTREYSPNGRAEIAYEEMRLLDGQPCRIRLHMGGLRKKVAFLLVPPGQVSLQQTLPWLRSTHSIYVIYQVFSCSWLQLGLLPTAREPQLLRLQRSLPVAFSCLKFSLQPKGVLGPQKPLIKDPLPHGANWVRPNLSLMPTLAPTSAPADPLEAADVPPPVPAPATPPPQEGPEGRPTRFSYKGRNPFRRGPQMLSGSVLGVRQRRLKLRREMQGARPPRSGIGILVPNKHQLLLPRTWTYAASSFRGPKNRVFPLFP, encoded by the exons ATGTTGGTTAGTAACCCCCACCTGCTAACACTGGATGAAGCTGACGCTACCTGGACCCTCATCAAGGATAAG GTCATCGAGGAGCGCTTTGGGTCCAATGTAGTGGCAGTACCTTTCCTGTCGGATGCAGCCTGCTATGACCTACTGGGTGTGCTAGTGAAACAGTCCCGTTCAGCCCACTCCCGCCTGGCTTTGCCAGGTCGGCAGGGCCGGAGGGCACTAAAGCCAGTGGGACCACTACCAAACCTCCTAGAACAGGCAGGGTCTGAGGGTGTCTTTTCCCACTGCACTCGGGAATACTCACCAAATGGACGAGCAGAGATAGCCTATGAAGAGATGCGACTGTTGGATGGGCAGCCCTGCCGAATCCGCCTACATATGGGTGGCCTGCGTAAGAAGGTTGCCTTCCTGTTGGTGCCACCAGGACAGGTGAGCCTACAGCAGACGCTTCCCTGGCTCCGAAGCACCCACAGCATCTATGTCATCTACCAGGTCTTCTCCTGCTCCTGGCTGCAGCTAGGGCTGTTACCTACAGCCCGTGAACCCCAGCTGCTCCGGTTACAGCGGTCATTGCCTGTTGCCTTCTCCTGCCTCAAGTTTTCATTGCAGCCCAAGGGTGTACTGGGACCACAGAAGCCTCTAATCAAAGACCCACTGCCCCATGGGGCCAACTGGGTCAGACCCAACCTCAGTCTCATGCCAACTCTGGCCCCCACATCAGCACCTGCTGATCCCCTAGAAGCTGCTGATGTGCCCCCACCTGTCCCAGCCCCAGCTACACCTCCACCCCAGGAAGGGCCAGAGGGCAGACCCACCAGATTCTCCTACAAGGGCCGAAACCCCTTCCGGAGAGGGCCCCAGATGCTGTCAG GGTCTGTCCTCGGAGTTCGACAGCGACGACTGAAGCTGAGGCGAGAGATGCAGGGGGCAAGGCCCCCAAGATCTGGCATAGGGATACTGGTTCCCAATAAACATCAGCTGCTGCTCCCCAGAACCTGGACTTATGCTGCTTCTTCATTCCGGGGtccaaagaacagagttttcccACTTTTTCCCTAG
- the C4H11orf42 gene encoding uncharacterized protein C11orf42 homolog isoform X2, whose product MLVSNPHLLTLDEADATWTLIKDKVIEERFGSNVVAVPFLSDAACYDLLGVLVKQSRSAHSRLALPGRQGRRALKPVGPLPNLLEQAGSEGVFSHCTREYSPNGRAEIAYEEMRLLDGQPCRIRLHMGGLRKKVAFLLVPPGQVSLQQTLPWLRSTHSIYVIYQVFSCSWLQLGLLPTAREPQLLRLQRSLPVAFSCLKFSLQPKGVLGPQKPLIKDPLPHGANWVRPNLSLMPTLAPTSAPADPLEAADVPPPVPAPATPPPQEGPEGRPTRFSYKGRNPFRRGPQMLSGINWLFSPRSPPPGAQGGGPGDPDRHSMSLPLLQGLSSEFDSDD is encoded by the exons ATGTTGGTTAGTAACCCCCACCTGCTAACACTGGATGAAGCTGACGCTACCTGGACCCTCATCAAGGATAAG GTCATCGAGGAGCGCTTTGGGTCCAATGTAGTGGCAGTACCTTTCCTGTCGGATGCAGCCTGCTATGACCTACTGGGTGTGCTAGTGAAACAGTCCCGTTCAGCCCACTCCCGCCTGGCTTTGCCAGGTCGGCAGGGCCGGAGGGCACTAAAGCCAGTGGGACCACTACCAAACCTCCTAGAACAGGCAGGGTCTGAGGGTGTCTTTTCCCACTGCACTCGGGAATACTCACCAAATGGACGAGCAGAGATAGCCTATGAAGAGATGCGACTGTTGGATGGGCAGCCCTGCCGAATCCGCCTACATATGGGTGGCCTGCGTAAGAAGGTTGCCTTCCTGTTGGTGCCACCAGGACAGGTGAGCCTACAGCAGACGCTTCCCTGGCTCCGAAGCACCCACAGCATCTATGTCATCTACCAGGTCTTCTCCTGCTCCTGGCTGCAGCTAGGGCTGTTACCTACAGCCCGTGAACCCCAGCTGCTCCGGTTACAGCGGTCATTGCCTGTTGCCTTCTCCTGCCTCAAGTTTTCATTGCAGCCCAAGGGTGTACTGGGACCACAGAAGCCTCTAATCAAAGACCCACTGCCCCATGGGGCCAACTGGGTCAGACCCAACCTCAGTCTCATGCCAACTCTGGCCCCCACATCAGCACCTGCTGATCCCCTAGAAGCTGCTGATGTGCCCCCACCTGTCCCAGCCCCAGCTACACCTCCACCCCAGGAAGGGCCAGAGGGCAGACCCACCAGATTCTCCTACAAGGGCCGAAACCCCTTCCGGAGAGGGCCCCAGATGCTGTCAGGTATT AACTGGCTCTTCAGCCCCCGCAGCCCCCCACCAGGAGCCCAGGGTGGGGGCCCCGGGGATCCCGATCGGCACTCCATGTCCCTGCCCCTGCTGCAGGGTCTGTCCTCGGAGTTCGACAGCGACGACTGA